In Chloroflexota bacterium, one DNA window encodes the following:
- the pabB gene encoding aminodeoxychorismate synthase component I — protein sequence MSAIYGRFDFADATGQPQALEFRQPLAIYQATTSAEVLTTIQAAQAAAQAGAYVIGYVSYEAATAFDAALQCYPPAALPLVWFAAFATPQVLEPTAQQYQLSPWQPTISLEHYRQAIEAIHAAIARGETYQVNYTLRLRATFNGDPLAFYHDLRAAQAANYCAYLNLGEYQILSASPELFFDWRDQRLTTKPMKGTAPRGRWPEEDQRLAHQLLASEKNRAENLMIVDLLRNDLGRVAAIGSVGVPRLFELERYRTVWQLTSTVAAKTKPNTSLLDILQALFPCGSITGAPKVKTMELIRQFEADPRAVYCGAIGILRPDGSATFNVAIRTVWIDQQRQQAEYGVGGGITWDSQADDEYAEAQLKAQLLTERWPQFDLIETLRWDGQRYWLLEHHLRRLSDSAAYFGFGYDQSAVLNALNQHSLGCSSALRVRLNLTHEGDISISSSPLTATADGQKVSLATTAVNSQNRFLYHKTTNRRLYDEFTQQSPADFDVLLWNEHGQLTEFTRGNLVLELDGQRWTPPVEVGLLAGTYRAELLQQRAIQERTLVLADLWAASKIWLINSVRGWVLVELTTTEVTISGE from the coding sequence GTGAGTGCGATTTATGGGCGTTTTGATTTCGCCGATGCAACTGGTCAGCCCCAAGCGTTGGAGTTTCGTCAACCCTTGGCAATCTACCAAGCAACGACCAGCGCCGAGGTGCTGACGACGATTCAAGCCGCTCAGGCAGCGGCACAGGCTGGGGCGTATGTGATTGGCTATGTGAGCTATGAGGCAGCAACAGCCTTTGATGCGGCGTTGCAATGTTATCCGCCAGCCGCGTTGCCGTTAGTTTGGTTTGCTGCCTTTGCCACGCCCCAAGTGCTCGAACCAACGGCGCAGCAGTATCAACTCTCGCCGTGGCAACCGACAATTAGCCTTGAACACTACCGCCAAGCGATCGAGGCAATTCATGCGGCGATTGCGCGAGGCGAAACCTATCAAGTTAACTATACTTTGCGGCTACGAGCCACGTTTAACGGCGATCCACTAGCCTTTTATCATGATTTGCGGGCGGCTCAAGCTGCCAACTATTGTGCTTACCTCAATCTTGGTGAGTATCAAATTCTCTCGGCTTCACCTGAACTCTTTTTCGATTGGCGTGATCAGCGGTTAACCACCAAGCCAATGAAGGGTACGGCTCCGCGTGGACGTTGGCCCGAAGAAGATCAACGTTTGGCCCATCAATTATTGGCCTCGGAGAAAAACCGCGCCGAAAACTTGATGATCGTTGATCTGTTGCGTAACGACTTGGGACGAGTTGCGGCGATTGGCAGCGTTGGCGTGCCACGTTTATTCGAACTCGAGCGCTATCGCACCGTTTGGCAGCTGACCTCAACCGTAGCAGCCAAAACTAAGCCCAACACTAGCCTACTCGATATTCTGCAAGCGCTCTTTCCCTGTGGCTCGATCACGGGTGCGCCCAAAGTCAAAACCATGGAACTGATTCGCCAGTTCGAGGCTGATCCACGGGCGGTTTATTGTGGGGCGATTGGTATACTACGGCCTGATGGCAGTGCTACCTTTAATGTAGCAATTCGCACCGTCTGGATCGACCAACAGCGCCAGCAGGCCGAATATGGCGTGGGCGGCGGCATTACCTGGGATTCGCAGGCTGACGATGAGTATGCTGAAGCCCAACTGAAAGCCCAATTGTTGACCGAGCGCTGGCCCCAATTTGATTTGATTGAAACGCTGCGTTGGGATGGTCAGCGTTACTGGTTGCTTGAACACCATTTACGGCGTTTGAGCGATTCGGCGGCCTATTTTGGCTTTGGCTACGACCAAAGCGCCGTGCTGAACGCACTCAATCAGCATAGCCTAGGCTGCTCAAGTGCGCTGCGAGTGCGCTTGAACCTCACCCATGAAGGTGATATTTCAATTAGCAGCAGCCCGCTAACCGCGACCGCTGATGGTCAAAAGGTTAGTTTGGCGACAACAGCGGTTAACTCCCAGAACCGCTTCCTCTACCACAAAACGACTAACCGCAGATTGTATGATGAGTTCACCCAACAATCCCCCGCAGATTTTGATGTATTACTCTGGAATGAGCATGGCCAATTGACCGAATTTACCAGAGGCAACCTCGTGCTTGAACTTGATGGCCAACGTTGGACTCCCCCAGTTGAAGTTGGCTTATTGGCTGGAACCTATCGCGCCGAATTATTGCAACAACGAGCAATCCAAGAGCGTACTTTAGTCCTAGCCGATCTTTGGGCGGCCAGCAAAATTTGGCTGATTAACAGTGTTCGCGGCTGGGTATTAGTTGAGTTAACTACTACAGAAGTTACCATTTCAGGCGAATAA
- a CDS encoding carbonic anhydrase, with protein MSEFPDENIDRRLLDAIRGRASMEDIANLRGPEVDTPSAAIEALKQGNERFFSGETQRTVVSVNQRRSQIISQTPFAVILGCSDSRVPPQMIFDRNLGDLFVVRVAGQIVDPATQGSIEYAISHLKCKLIVVMGHEGCGAVKAALASDEQIAKESANIRYLIEQIRPVCERLPAIRDEKARMREAVTQHVRAQVARLRQNPVVQSFEAAGTIAVIGAYYEIGSGAVDFFISPEELAVD; from the coding sequence ATGTCGGAGTTTCCTGATGAGAATATTGATCGCCGCCTGCTTGATGCGATTCGTGGGCGAGCCTCAATGGAAGATATTGCCAACCTGCGCGGGCCTGAGGTTGATACACCATCCGCAGCAATCGAGGCCTTGAAACAGGGCAACGAGCGCTTTTTTAGCGGCGAAACCCAGCGCACAGTAGTCAGCGTCAATCAACGCCGTTCGCAAATTATTAGTCAAACGCCATTTGCGGTGATTCTTGGCTGCTCGGATAGCCGTGTGCCGCCGCAAATGATTTTTGACCGTAATTTGGGCGATTTGTTTGTGGTGCGGGTTGCGGGCCAGATTGTTGATCCGGCTACTCAAGGCAGCATCGAATATGCGATCTCGCATCTTAAGTGCAAATTGATTGTGGTAATGGGCCATGAAGGCTGTGGCGCGGTCAAGGCTGCCTTAGCCAGCGACGAGCAGATTGCCAAAGAATCAGCCAATATTCGCTACCTGATCGAACAAATTCGACCGGTTTGTGAGCGCTTGCCAGCGATTCGCGACGAAAAAGCCCGCATGCGCGAGGCCGTGACTCAGCATGTTCGCGCCCAAGTCGCCCGTTTGCGTCAAAATCCGGTCGTCCAAAGCTTCGAGGCGGCTGGCACAATTGCAGTGATTGGGGCATATTATGAAATTGGTAGCGGCGCTGTCGATTTCTTTATCAGCCCCGAAGAACTAGCGGTTGATTAG
- the trpC gene encoding indole-3-glycerol phosphate synthase TrpC yields the protein MTATILDQIFAHKRTEVERQKLKIPQAKLEQQLGNAPKPRSLRQALRQPDRISLIAEVKKASPSKGVFLENFNPTELAETYASNGAAAISVLTDVRFFQGSLIYLRSIHEHLDRLGYATPLLRKDFLYDPYQIYEARVSGADAILLIVGMLDDQTLHELYQLTYGLGMEALVEVHTEAEMARAQALQAQIIGINNRDLHSFRVDIATTQRVSASLPAIGDPQRPVLVAESGIHGPDVLPTLREWGVDAILVGESIVLAPDHAAHVRALSQNGHRT from the coding sequence ATGACTGCGACAATTCTAGATCAGATTTTTGCCCATAAACGCACCGAGGTCGAGCGCCAAAAATTGAAGATACCCCAAGCGAAACTTGAACAACAACTTGGTAACGCCCCCAAGCCGCGTAGTTTGCGCCAAGCCTTGCGTCAGCCTGATCGGATTAGCCTGATCGCTGAGGTCAAAAAGGCCAGTCCATCCAAAGGGGTCTTTTTGGAGAATTTCAACCCGACTGAACTAGCTGAAACCTACGCCAGCAATGGGGCGGCGGCGATTTCGGTGTTAACTGATGTGCGCTTTTTTCAAGGCAGCTTAATCTATTTACGCTCAATTCATGAGCACCTTGATCGATTGGGCTATGCTACGCCCTTGTTGCGCAAAGATTTTCTCTACGATCCCTATCAAATTTATGAGGCTCGCGTATCAGGAGCCGATGCAATTTTGTTGATCGTGGGCATGCTTGATGATCAAACACTGCATGAGTTGTATCAATTAACCTATGGCTTGGGCATGGAAGCCTTGGTTGAGGTACATACTGAGGCTGAAATGGCCCGTGCTCAGGCATTGCAGGCCCAAATCATCGGCATTAACAACCGCGATTTGCATAGTTTTAGGGTTGATATTGCTACCACTCAACGGGTTAGTGCTAGTTTGCCTGCGATCGGCGACCCTCAGCGGCCTGTGTTGGTAGCCGAAAGTGGCATCCATGGCCCTGACGTGCTTCCAACCCTGCGCGAATGGGGTGTTGATGCAATTCTCGTGGGCGAATCGATTGTGTTGGCTCCCGATCATGCGGCTCATGTTCGTGCCTTGAGCCAGAACGGACATAGAACATAG
- a CDS encoding STAS domain-containing protein, which produces MDLSIVRERLLQVVISLTVIIGVFGLAFLGLGTVFSNTVLLIVSSIMGVNALICGFMWYGYDNYTNTTVVWSIGASLLFSTIMLALIQPVLSTGYMFTPLIVAITGLQYISNEQKGTIVVTSISSSIVAFFAGLFSPFKEYQVLSWFVYLNAAVIIGIFIIIGFLLWQFNQRLISMIDSITESNAALALKNEVLLSTNGDLKKQIELEKQLREQIADLEVPITELAHDVIYAPIVGHLDDQRIDTFREALLKRVHEQRARAVVLDVTSIAHIDTYGCGLLTQTIQTVKLLGTQVILCGISASMAMILTNLGISFGEDLRVARSPSDAMHLLGVSEKQLMVG; this is translated from the coding sequence ATGGATCTCAGTATTGTGCGTGAACGCCTGTTGCAGGTTGTTATTTCATTGACGGTCATCATTGGTGTGTTTGGTTTAGCGTTTTTAGGATTAGGAACTGTATTTTCGAATACAGTTCTTTTAATAGTTAGTAGTATTATGGGAGTAAATGCGCTCATCTGTGGTTTTATGTGGTATGGTTACGATAATTATACTAACACCACAGTTGTCTGGTCAATTGGGGCAAGTTTACTGTTTTCAACAATTATGTTGGCTTTGATCCAGCCAGTTTTATCAACTGGCTATATGTTTACCCCATTAATTGTAGCAATTACCGGGCTACAATATATTTCTAATGAGCAAAAAGGTACGATTGTGGTTACTTCAATTAGTAGCAGTATTGTGGCTTTTTTTGCTGGTTTATTTAGCCCATTTAAAGAATATCAAGTCTTGTCATGGTTTGTCTATTTGAATGCAGCAGTGATTATCGGCATCTTTATTATTATCGGCTTTTTGTTGTGGCAATTCAATCAACGCTTGATTAGTATGATCGATTCGATTACTGAATCGAACGCTGCATTGGCGCTCAAAAATGAGGTTTTGCTCTCAACCAACGGCGATTTAAAAAAGCAAATTGAGCTGGAAAAACAATTACGTGAGCAAATTGCTGATCTGGAAGTGCCAATTACCGAATTAGCCCACGACGTGATTTATGCGCCAATTGTTGGTCACCTTGATGATCAACGGATCGATACCTTCCGCGAAGCTTTGTTGAAACGTGTTCACGAACAACGTGCCCGCGCCGTCGTGCTTGATGTTACCAGCATTGCCCATATCGATACCTATGGCTGCGGTTTGCTGACCCAAACGATTCAAACAGTCAAATTGCTGGGAACTCAAGTGATACTTTGTGGTATTTCGGCCTCGATGGCGATGATTCTGACCAACTTGGGGATTTCGTTTGGCGAAGATCTGCGGGTGGCCCGTAGCCCAAGCGATGCGATGCACTTGCTCGGTGTCAGCGAAAAGCAGTTGATGGTTGGTTAA